From the genome of Pseudomonas sp. gcc21, one region includes:
- a CDS encoding TAXI family TRAP transporter solute-binding subunit → MLAMSRGLVVGLLAAATGVANGADNVTLPKTLVMTAYGTGSAGYTQAVSIGNLLQNEYGTSIRILPGENDVSRMTPLRTGRVPICACGVASYYGFEGVLMFAGPDWGPQPIRVIITSTANFGLGVAVAGDIGVKTPADLRGKRISYVRGDDALNIGTEAFLAFGGLTWNDVKRVEFPGYGRAFEGIVGHQSDTAFTMSVAPPAQQLAASPRGITWPTLDPDDKKGWQRLQAVAPYFQPHRVTAAAGNYNEENPWIGASYPYPIYVANETLEKGVARNLVRVLIEDIDKYKDAAPGNAGYSLENQNMSWVIPFHDEVVEYYKEIGHWTDEMQSHQDGLVKRQEILLTTWKEYTDATPPRDEEEFKQGWMNARAKALESAGMNPVFR, encoded by the coding sequence ATGCTTGCGATGTCCAGAGGACTAGTTGTCGGATTGCTGGCGGCTGCCACCGGTGTGGCTAACGGCGCCGACAATGTCACCCTTCCCAAAACTCTCGTCATGACCGCTTATGGAACCGGCTCCGCCGGATACACTCAGGCGGTGTCCATCGGTAATCTGCTGCAGAACGAATACGGCACCTCGATCCGGATCCTGCCGGGAGAAAACGACGTCTCCCGTATGACACCGCTACGGACCGGCCGGGTCCCGATCTGCGCTTGCGGTGTTGCCAGCTATTACGGATTCGAGGGCGTACTGATGTTCGCTGGTCCTGATTGGGGGCCGCAGCCGATCCGCGTGATCATTACCTCAACAGCCAACTTTGGCCTCGGCGTCGCTGTCGCCGGAGACATCGGCGTCAAAACACCCGCCGACCTCAGAGGTAAGCGGATTTCATATGTGCGCGGTGATGACGCGCTGAACATCGGGACCGAAGCCTTTCTCGCCTTCGGCGGCCTGACATGGAATGACGTCAAACGCGTGGAGTTCCCAGGCTATGGCCGCGCTTTTGAGGGCATCGTTGGCCATCAGTCCGACACGGCCTTCACCATGAGCGTTGCCCCGCCCGCCCAACAGCTGGCAGCCAGCCCACGAGGCATAACCTGGCCGACTTTGGACCCTGATGACAAGAAAGGCTGGCAGCGTTTGCAGGCCGTAGCGCCTTATTTTCAACCTCACAGAGTGACCGCCGCCGCGGGCAATTATAACGAGGAGAATCCCTGGATAGGCGCAAGCTACCCCTACCCCATCTATGTTGCTAACGAGACGCTTGAAAAAGGCGTGGCGCGCAATCTGGTACGTGTTCTGATCGAAGACATCGACAAGTACAAGGATGCGGCGCCGGGTAATGCGGGCTACTCACTCGAAAACCAGAACATGTCCTGGGTAATCCCGTTCCATGACGAAGTTGTCGAGTATTACAAGGAGATCGGACACTGGACCGATGAGATGCAAAGCCATCAGGACGGTCTGGTGAAGCGTCAGGAGATTCTCCTGACCACATGGAAGGAGTACACCGACGCAACACCCCCACGCGACGAGGAGGAATTCAAGCAAGGTTGGATGAATGCCCGCGCCAAGGCGCTTGAATCGGCAGGAATGAACCCGGTATTCCGTTAG
- a CDS encoding 3-hydroxyacyl-CoA dehydrogenase, with translation MASFESIKQVGVIGAGTMGRGIVMNFVNAGYPVVWLDVNAEMLEKGLEDIRNTYKRSVAQQRFDENEANARVERIRTTQNYADLADMDLVVEAVYENMELKKQIFGELDKAVKASAILATNTSYLDIDEIASATQRPAQVLGLHFFSPAHIMKLLEVVRGKATAQDVLDACLAVGKKIGKEAVLAGNCHGFIGNRMLSMYSRQSREVVLEGATPWQVDQALQGFGMAMGPYRMYDVVGVDLGWRSRQLAGVGRGEPIVWLDNKLCEMERFGQKSGHGFYKYEPGSRQAIHDPETDMLAREVAEEAGYTQRDVGDEEIVRRCILALVNEGARILDEGFAESAEDIDRVYLYGYGFPKERGGPMSYADSLGLDVVLEQIRELEASNGEFWKPAAGLVKRAEAGERFTKG, from the coding sequence ATGGCATCATTCGAGAGTATCAAACAGGTAGGTGTGATCGGCGCCGGGACCATGGGTCGCGGTATCGTGATGAACTTCGTCAACGCCGGCTACCCGGTGGTCTGGCTGGATGTAAATGCCGAGATGCTTGAAAAAGGCCTCGAGGATATCCGCAACACCTACAAACGCTCCGTTGCCCAGCAGCGCTTCGATGAAAACGAAGCGAACGCCCGCGTCGAGCGCATCCGTACCACGCAGAACTATGCGGATTTGGCTGATATGGATCTGGTGGTCGAAGCCGTCTACGAGAACATGGAGCTGAAAAAGCAGATCTTCGGTGAGCTGGACAAGGCGGTTAAGGCTTCCGCTATCCTGGCGACCAATACGTCCTACCTGGATATTGACGAAATCGCTTCCGCTACCCAGCGTCCGGCCCAGGTGCTGGGTCTGCACTTCTTCAGCCCTGCACACATCATGAAGCTGTTAGAAGTGGTCCGCGGCAAGGCTACCGCGCAGGACGTGCTGGATGCCTGTCTGGCGGTCGGTAAAAAGATCGGGAAGGAAGCTGTGCTGGCGGGTAACTGCCATGGCTTCATCGGCAATCGCATGCTTTCCATGTACTCGCGCCAATCCCGTGAAGTGGTGCTGGAAGGCGCGACTCCGTGGCAGGTCGACCAGGCGCTCCAAGGTTTCGGCATGGCGATGGGTCCGTACCGTATGTACGACGTGGTCGGTGTGGATCTGGGCTGGCGCTCACGTCAGTTGGCTGGCGTCGGTCGCGGCGAGCCTATCGTATGGCTGGATAACAAGCTGTGCGAAATGGAGCGCTTTGGTCAGAAGAGTGGTCACGGTTTCTACAAATACGAGCCCGGCAGCCGCCAGGCGATCCACGATCCGGAAACCGACATGCTCGCGCGCGAAGTCGCCGAAGAGGCTGGCTACACCCAGCGTGATGTGGGTGACGAAGAGATCGTTCGCCGCTGTATCCTGGCGCTGGTCAACGAAGGCGCGCGCATTCTGGACGAAGGCTTTGCCGAGTCCGCCGAGGATATCGACCGCGTATACCTGTACGGCTATGGTTTTCCGAAAGAGCGTGGCGGCCCGATGAGCTATGCAGACAGCCTGGGGCTGGATGTGGTTCTGGAGCAGATTCGCGAGCTTGAAGCGTCCAACGGCGAGTTCTGGAAGCCAGCGGCCGGTTTGGTCAAGCGCGCTGAAGCTGGCGAGCGTTTCACCAAGGGCTGA
- a CDS encoding TRAP transporter permease: MHEQRETDAGAISGIRSLPEKWAWLPRLSTLILTVTALDYLLNLGFFSFITSVESQFFYAVVALMLPQVYLLWPISERAARNRVPWYDVLLYLIALVVCGYFVYHGERILDRGWAFSAPDHAIVMSFLMWAIVLEAVRRAGGTPIALIVGLASLYPIFADLMPGPIQGFPSSADQTAIYHTMSRESIMGIPLQSFANLVIGFLLFGVALQKTGGGKFFINLAFALLGHVRGGPAKVSIFSSGLMGSMSGSVITNVLTTGVLSIPAMRRVGFSRSYAAGVEACASTGGVLMPPVMGATAFVMASFLNIPYSDIALAAVVPSALYFLGLFIQIDAYAAKYELSGLPQEELPSLKQTIKEGWYFIFVFILLIWMLFILRREAIAPFYATALLLVINQVLPYQRWGWAEVKDFLSGSAKLFAELIAILAGVGLLVGALSVTGLSGTIANDLIFLAGGNILILLLMGAATSFLLGIGMTVTAAYIFLAVALAPALIQGGGLDPLAVHMFILYWGMLSFITPPVALGAFAAATVAGAKPMETGLQAMRLGSVIYVIPFLFVLNPALILQGGWAEISVVLVQAFVGVVLIASAMQGYLVWVGDLTLNAILQWPIRLMLIVAGITMAIPGGGAVPLTNTELALISVVTGVPAVALAWWQNARPRRSEA; encoded by the coding sequence ATGCACGAGCAACGGGAAACCGACGCGGGCGCCATTTCCGGCATCAGAAGCCTTCCGGAAAAGTGGGCGTGGCTACCGCGGCTAAGCACGCTGATACTGACCGTCACCGCCCTGGATTACCTTCTCAATCTGGGCTTTTTCTCCTTCATCACATCGGTTGAAAGCCAGTTCTTCTACGCAGTGGTGGCCCTGATGCTTCCGCAGGTCTACCTGTTGTGGCCAATAAGCGAACGGGCTGCACGCAACAGGGTGCCCTGGTACGACGTGCTACTCTATCTCATCGCTTTGGTTGTCTGCGGATACTTTGTCTATCACGGCGAGCGCATTCTGGACCGCGGCTGGGCGTTTTCAGCGCCAGACCACGCTATCGTGATGAGCTTTCTGATGTGGGCGATCGTTCTGGAAGCCGTACGGCGCGCCGGCGGCACCCCGATTGCGCTTATTGTCGGGCTGGCGAGCCTCTATCCGATTTTCGCCGACCTCATGCCCGGACCGATCCAGGGCTTCCCGTCGAGCGCCGACCAGACCGCGATTTACCACACCATGAGCCGGGAAAGCATCATGGGCATCCCGCTGCAGTCCTTTGCCAACCTGGTAATCGGCTTTCTGCTGTTCGGGGTTGCGCTGCAGAAGACCGGTGGCGGAAAGTTTTTCATTAACCTCGCGTTTGCGCTGCTCGGACATGTACGCGGCGGGCCCGCCAAGGTGTCTATTTTCTCAAGCGGTCTCATGGGCTCGATGAGCGGCAGCGTTATTACCAACGTCCTCACAACAGGCGTTCTCTCCATTCCGGCCATGCGCCGGGTCGGATTCAGCCGCTCATACGCCGCAGGTGTGGAGGCGTGCGCCTCGACCGGGGGCGTGTTGATGCCACCGGTCATGGGCGCGACGGCCTTCGTTATGGCCAGTTTCCTGAATATCCCCTACAGCGACATAGCGCTGGCTGCGGTAGTCCCATCGGCCTTGTATTTTCTCGGACTCTTCATCCAGATCGACGCCTACGCGGCCAAGTACGAACTGAGCGGGCTGCCACAGGAAGAATTGCCATCGCTGAAGCAGACGATCAAGGAAGGTTGGTATTTCATCTTCGTCTTCATACTGCTCATCTGGATGCTCTTCATACTACGTCGCGAAGCCATTGCACCCTTTTATGCCACAGCCTTGCTGCTGGTTATCAATCAGGTGCTTCCTTATCAACGTTGGGGTTGGGCCGAGGTGAAGGATTTTCTCTCCGGGTCTGCCAAACTCTTTGCCGAACTGATCGCCATCCTCGCAGGCGTTGGCTTGCTGGTGGGCGCGCTTTCGGTAACAGGCCTCTCAGGCACCATTGCCAATGATCTGATCTTTCTGGCCGGCGGCAATATTCTGATCCTGCTTCTGATGGGGGCTGCCACCAGCTTTCTTCTGGGAATCGGGATGACGGTTACAGCAGCGTACATCTTCCTCGCCGTTGCCCTGGCTCCGGCGCTGATACAGGGTGGCGGCCTGGATCCGCTGGCAGTGCATATGTTCATTCTGTACTGGGGGATGCTGAGTTTCATTACCCCGCCGGTGGCTCTTGGAGCATTCGCAGCGGCCACGGTAGCGGGCGCCAAGCCCATGGAAACGGGGCTCCAGGCCATGCGTCTGGGCAGCGTCATCTACGTGATTCCGTTCCTGTTCGTCCTAAACCCCGCCTTGATTCTCCAGGGAGGATGGGCAGAGATCTCTGTGGTATTGGTGCAAGCTTTCGTCGGTGTCGTACTGATTGCCAGCGCCATGCAGGGCTACCTGGTCTGGGTGGGCGATCTGACGCTCAACGCTATATTGCAATGGCCGATACGGCTAATGTTGATCGTCGCCGGGATCACCATGGCGATCCCGGGCGGAGGAGCCGTGCCGCTGACCAACACCGAGCTGGCACTGATCAGCGTCGTAACGGGCGTGCCGGCGGTGGCGTTAGCCTGGTGGCAGAACGCCCGCCCAAGGCGTTCCGAGGCTTGA
- a CDS encoding endonuclease, with the protein MLKHSRLSSFATFVVSFLCVTLPALAAPVSFEAAKILTRQQVYQDQNQQGTGTFYCGCKWEWTGRSGGRVDLDSCGYSIRAQDTRAIRIEWEHIVPASLFGQQRQCWQQGGRSNCKRSDPVFNVMEADLHNLAPSIGETNADRSNYRFGMLPDAPYQHGACDFKVDFPQRVVQPRDEIKGQIARTYFYMHDRYDLRMSSQQQQLLMVWNRQFPPTRWEEERDRRLARLMGHHNEFVTGQRVWNEGHKNTADGVRVALNTRQKPTEAAPPIIGNSRSKVYHLPVGCPSYESVSDKNQVIFSSESQAISSGYRKAGNCR; encoded by the coding sequence ATGCTCAAACACTCTCGCCTGTCTTCATTTGCCACCTTCGTGGTGAGTTTTCTTTGCGTCACCCTCCCGGCCCTCGCAGCGCCCGTTTCCTTTGAAGCAGCAAAGATCCTCACCCGCCAGCAGGTGTATCAGGATCAGAATCAGCAAGGCACTGGCACTTTCTACTGCGGATGCAAATGGGAGTGGACGGGGCGCTCAGGCGGCCGCGTTGATCTCGACAGTTGCGGCTATAGCATTCGCGCCCAGGATACCCGGGCGATACGCATCGAATGGGAGCACATCGTTCCTGCGTCCTTGTTCGGCCAACAGCGACAGTGCTGGCAGCAAGGCGGCCGTTCCAACTGCAAGCGCAGCGATCCGGTATTCAACGTGATGGAGGCCGATCTGCATAACCTGGCGCCATCGATTGGCGAGACCAATGCCGACCGCAGCAACTACCGCTTCGGCATGCTGCCTGATGCGCCTTACCAGCACGGTGCCTGCGATTTCAAAGTGGATTTCCCGCAGCGGGTGGTTCAGCCACGCGACGAGATAAAGGGCCAGATCGCCCGAACCTATTTCTATATGCATGATCGCTACGATCTGCGGATGTCCAGTCAGCAACAGCAACTGTTGATGGTCTGGAACCGGCAGTTTCCGCCTACTCGCTGGGAAGAAGAGCGCGACCGCCGGTTAGCGCGCCTGATGGGGCATCACAATGAATTCGTTACTGGTCAGCGGGTCTGGAATGAAGGCCATAAGAATACTGCCGACGGGGTGCGCGTCGCTTTGAACACTCGCCAGAAACCCACAGAAGCCGCTCCTCCGATCATCGGCAACAGCCGCAGCAAGGTCTACCACCTGCCCGTCGGATGCCCCAGTTACGAAAGTGTCAGCGATAAGAACCAGGTCATCTTCTCCAGTGAATCCCAGGCGATAAGCAGCGGTTATCGCAAGGCAGGCAACTGCCGCTGA